From Actinomyces sp. oral taxon 171 str. F0337, one genomic window encodes:
- a CDS encoding phosphomevalonate kinase, which produces MTSHADGVVARAPGKLYIAGEYAVVEPGHRAVLVAVNRFITMRITPCSPAGGYAGTIRSQLYATGSRPWRHRPQDGLAEAVGGDDDYVISAIRVVEALVAEGGGRLGSFDLDISSELDEADGRKLGLGSSSAVTVATVRAVAGFYGLSLDDSRVYKLAMLASDAVQPIGSGGDIAASAVTGWVAYASPDRVWLRRARQRAQARGGTGDLMESDWPGLRLRRLPVPSVRLQVGWTGAPASTPALVAGVQAGSRGADDVYASFLRASQDCLASLTAAIEADDAGQVMSAITRNRALLAQLGRISGRVIETPELTRLVEIARAHGAAAKSSGAGGGDCGIALCPPDKDIAAMSSAWRSASIQPLDLAIYTHDSPVPPMEVTS; this is translated from the coding sequence ATGACCTCTCACGCCGACGGCGTGGTCGCCAGGGCGCCGGGCAAGCTCTACATCGCAGGCGAGTACGCCGTCGTCGAGCCCGGCCACCGGGCGGTCCTGGTGGCGGTCAACCGATTCATCACCATGCGGATCACGCCCTGCTCCCCCGCCGGCGGGTACGCGGGCACGATCCGCTCGCAGCTCTACGCCACCGGCTCCAGGCCCTGGCGTCACCGCCCGCAGGACGGCCTGGCCGAGGCGGTCGGAGGCGATGACGACTACGTGATCTCGGCGATCCGCGTCGTCGAGGCGCTGGTGGCCGAGGGCGGTGGCCGGCTGGGGTCCTTCGACCTGGACATCTCCAGCGAGCTGGACGAGGCGGACGGGCGCAAGCTGGGCCTGGGATCCTCCTCAGCAGTCACCGTGGCGACGGTGCGCGCCGTCGCGGGCTTCTACGGCCTGAGTCTGGACGACTCGCGCGTCTACAAGCTGGCGATGCTGGCCAGTGACGCGGTCCAGCCGATCGGCTCGGGGGGCGACATCGCGGCCAGCGCCGTGACCGGCTGGGTGGCCTACGCCTCACCCGACCGCGTGTGGCTGCGCCGGGCCCGGCAACGGGCGCAGGCCCGTGGCGGCACAGGAGACCTGATGGAATCCGACTGGCCCGGCCTGCGCCTGCGTCGACTGCCTGTTCCCTCCGTGAGGCTTCAGGTGGGATGGACCGGGGCTCCCGCCTCCACCCCGGCCCTGGTTGCCGGCGTCCAGGCGGGCTCCCGCGGGGCCGACGACGTCTACGCGTCCTTCCTACGCGCCAGCCAGGACTGCCTGGCCTCCCTGACCGCGGCCATCGAGGCCGACGACGCCGGCCAGGTCATGAGCGCAATCACGCGAAACCGGGCGCTTCTGGCGCAGCTCGGACGGATCAGCGGCCGTGTCATCGAGACTCCCGAGCTGACGCGGCTGGTCGAGATCGCGCGCGCTCACGGGGCCGCTGCCAAGAGCTCGGGTGCCGGCGGCGGGGACTGCGGTATCGCCCTGTGCCCGCCGGACAAGGACATCGCCGCCATGAGCTCCGCCTGGAGGTCGGCCAGTATCCAGCCCCTGGACCTGGCGATCTACACCCACGACTCCCCCGTGCCCCCTATGGAGGTCACCTCATGA
- the fni gene encoding type 2 isopentenyl-diphosphate Delta-isomerase: protein MSHESTDSQRASRKDEHLELAVHLHRQDRVNAFDDVSFIHHSLPGVSAEQVDIGTTVLGSRWEVPFYINAMTGGTQATAAINADLAEAAAEAGVAIACGSQHVALHDPERADGFHVIRRRAPGAFVLANVGPTVSPQEAARAVEMLEADALQIHLNAAQELVMPEGDRDFSGWEEAVATIVAAVPVPVVVKEVGFGLSRRSIESLARTGVAAVDVAGAGGTDFIAIENERRPQRDLSYMVGWGQPTALCLLESVAVDDPVGLPVLASGGVRNPLDVVRSLALGACAVGASGHVLRTLVKEGPEALRRELSTWGDHVRTLMTLLGAADVAQLRRTDVVVTGRTAEQARLLGVDLGRLAHRSEA, encoded by the coding sequence ATGAGCCACGAGTCCACCGACTCACAGCGGGCCTCCCGCAAGGACGAGCACCTGGAGCTGGCGGTGCACCTGCACCGCCAGGACCGTGTGAACGCCTTCGACGACGTCTCCTTCATCCACCACAGCCTGCCGGGTGTCAGCGCTGAGCAGGTCGATATCGGCACCACCGTGCTGGGCTCCCGCTGGGAGGTCCCGTTCTACATCAATGCCATGACCGGCGGGACGCAGGCGACGGCGGCCATCAATGCTGACCTGGCCGAGGCGGCCGCTGAGGCAGGAGTCGCGATCGCCTGCGGCTCCCAGCACGTGGCCCTGCACGACCCCGAGCGGGCAGATGGCTTCCACGTCATCCGCCGTCGGGCCCCGGGCGCCTTCGTGCTGGCCAACGTCGGGCCGACGGTCAGCCCGCAGGAGGCGGCGCGGGCCGTGGAGATGCTTGAGGCCGATGCCTTGCAGATCCACCTCAACGCGGCCCAGGAGCTGGTCATGCCCGAGGGCGACCGCGATTTCAGCGGCTGGGAGGAGGCGGTCGCCACCATTGTCGCGGCCGTGCCCGTCCCTGTGGTGGTCAAGGAGGTGGGCTTCGGGCTCTCACGCCGGAGCATCGAGTCCCTGGCGCGTACCGGTGTCGCGGCCGTCGACGTGGCCGGGGCGGGGGGCACGGACTTCATCGCCATCGAGAACGAGCGCCGCCCGCAGCGCGACCTGTCCTACATGGTCGGCTGGGGGCAGCCGACGGCGCTGTGCCTGCTGGAGTCTGTGGCGGTCGATGACCCGGTCGGTCTGCCGGTGCTGGCCTCCGGGGGCGTGCGCAACCCGCTCGACGTCGTGCGGTCACTGGCCCTGGGGGCCTGCGCCGTCGGGGCCTCCGGGCACGTGCTGCGCACCCTGGTCAAGGAGGGCCCCGAGGCCCTGCGCCGCGAGCTGAGCACCTGGGGCGACCACGTGCGCACGCTCATGACCTTGCTGGGAGCGGCCGATGTGGCCCAGCTGCGCCGTACCGATGTGGTCGTGACCGGACGCACCGCCGAACAGGCGCGTCTGCTCGGCGTCGATCTGGGGCGGCTGGCGCACCGCAGCGAGGCTTAG
- a CDS encoding tripartite tricarboxylate transporter permease has protein sequence MTVSLLLMMVAAILAAVLLYTFIGFIPGTDETGVLAPVTLAIILAGAPPHVVLAFFISAVVTLNLMNGIPTALVGLPGGVMSAPLMDHAMVLRTKGLASDTIRKMAVGSAIGTLISIPLSFLLASLLLPMADWIKTHSDIVLAAGAVVLALLGKNRILSLVSILPMALLFQALPALYRGAGIIPEKASVNTSFFLGITVGPMLLTLLELLNAKRREELPHGNRTKAELLRSGFGRQALWPGRLITRSEGWWSAAMAAASTPLFILSPVGLTFLLGEASVARQNEDRVPRAQRAVTVMSALAHSTYLAGVIIPLVALGVPISGVSVGPAGPLFNAGSVYTKQHNLHHLLDLPGFIITVTIGALIAVAITYVIAVRWSSQITYFVMRRIPHEAVLALFVAFVILLAYIDADQKAGLANVFGVLLVGVVCGSLNRLGVAYGVQFMSLYAAPGIVKALAALA, from the coding sequence GTGACCGTGAGCCTTCTTCTCATGATGGTGGCCGCCATTCTGGCCGCCGTGCTGCTGTACACGTTCATCGGGTTCATTCCCGGCACCGATGAGACCGGGGTGCTCGCGCCCGTCACCCTGGCGATCATCCTGGCCGGAGCCCCGCCGCACGTGGTCCTCGCCTTCTTCATCTCCGCCGTGGTCACGCTCAACCTCATGAACGGCATCCCAACGGCGCTGGTGGGCCTTCCCGGCGGGGTCATGTCCGCTCCGCTCATGGATCATGCCATGGTGCTGCGCACCAAGGGCCTGGCCTCCGACACGATCCGGAAGATGGCGGTGGGCTCGGCCATCGGAACCCTCATCTCCATTCCCCTGAGCTTCCTCCTGGCCAGTCTGCTGCTTCCCATGGCCGACTGGATCAAGACCCATTCCGATATCGTCCTTGCGGCCGGAGCCGTGGTCCTGGCCCTGCTCGGAAAGAATCGCATCCTCTCACTGGTGTCGATTCTTCCCATGGCGCTGCTGTTTCAGGCGCTTCCGGCCCTCTACCGGGGCGCGGGCATCATCCCGGAGAAGGCCAGCGTCAACACCTCCTTTTTCCTCGGGATCACTGTGGGACCCATGCTCCTGACCCTCCTGGAGCTGCTCAACGCCAAGCGCCGGGAGGAGCTGCCGCACGGTAACCGCACCAAGGCCGAGCTGCTGCGCTCCGGTTTCGGCCGACAGGCGCTGTGGCCGGGTCGGCTCATCACCAGGTCCGAGGGATGGTGGAGTGCCGCTATGGCCGCCGCCTCCACCCCGCTGTTCATTCTCAGCCCGGTGGGCCTGACCTTCTTGCTGGGGGAGGCCTCCGTGGCCCGCCAGAACGAGGACCGGGTGCCCCGCGCACAGCGTGCGGTGACCGTTATGAGCGCCCTGGCCCACTCGACCTACCTCGCCGGCGTCATTATCCCGTTGGTGGCGCTCGGGGTCCCGATCTCCGGGGTGTCCGTCGGACCCGCCGGCCCGCTGTTCAATGCGGGCTCGGTCTACACCAAGCAGCACAACCTGCACCACCTGCTGGACTTGCCCGGGTTCATCATCACCGTGACCATTGGGGCTCTGATCGCGGTTGCGATCACCTACGTCATTGCGGTGCGCTGGTCCTCGCAGATCACCTACTTCGTCATGCGTCGGATCCCTCACGAGGCGGTACTGGCGCTGTTCGTCGCCTTCGTCATCCTGCTGGCCTACATCGACGCTGACCAGAAGGCGGGCCTGGCCAACGTCTTCGGGGTCCTGCTCGTAGGAGTCGTGTGCGGATCACTCAACCGCCTGGGAGTTGCCTACGGCGTCCAGTTCATGTCGCTTTACGCCGCCCCCGGCATCGTCAAGGCGCTGGCGGCGTTGGCCTGA
- a CDS encoding GNAT family N-acetyltransferase: MSFLRHRDRGRVQRGADRLTPVPSDQVSGVMSLCALEPVSAVGLVQQMQRWSRWGRGDVVALGGLAHPIAAAWAVGSLMPFGLAGRSEHGLRAADSGEIWALAEHARPRLSRRGSVSGPAQDVAAVWGALSEQGQRSRHERWRQPVLTAPHMGGGLVSAYLGRRSSQAWVVQAVRPARPDEEELVLPASVDMFVGELGYDPTADGLGYRRHVSWLIEQGRSYIVLDDGAGHPIRPGSPREVAFKADVGALWRSPSGGVAQLTGVWTRPDLRGRGVGAAALAGVVDAVYRDHVGADGVVSLYVNDYNAAALALYQSLGFRQVGLFATVLL; the protein is encoded by the coding sequence ATGAGCTTCCTGCGACACCGCGATCGCGGACGCGTTCAGCGCGGCGCTGACCGTTTGACACCGGTCCCCTCCGACCAGGTGTCAGGGGTCATGTCTCTGTGCGCCCTCGAGCCGGTCAGCGCCGTGGGCCTGGTCCAGCAGATGCAGCGCTGGTCTCGTTGGGGCCGCGGTGACGTCGTCGCCCTGGGTGGCCTGGCCCACCCCATCGCGGCGGCGTGGGCGGTCGGCTCGCTCATGCCCTTCGGCCTGGCCGGACGCTCCGAGCACGGCCTGCGAGCCGCGGACTCCGGAGAGATCTGGGCTCTGGCCGAGCATGCCAGACCTCGGCTGTCCCGTCGCGGCTCGGTCTCAGGACCGGCTCAGGACGTCGCCGCCGTCTGGGGCGCTCTGAGCGAGCAGGGGCAGCGCTCCCGCCACGAGCGCTGGAGGCAGCCGGTCCTCACCGCCCCTCACATGGGGGGTGGGCTGGTGAGCGCGTACCTGGGGCGTCGTTCGTCTCAGGCGTGGGTGGTGCAGGCGGTTCGTCCGGCCCGGCCGGATGAGGAGGAGCTGGTCCTGCCGGCCTCGGTGGACATGTTCGTCGGCGAGCTCGGCTACGACCCCACCGCCGACGGCCTCGGATACAGGCGCCACGTCAGCTGGCTCATTGAGCAGGGACGCAGCTACATCGTCCTCGACGACGGCGCAGGCCACCCGATCCGGCCCGGATCGCCCCGGGAGGTGGCTTTCAAGGCCGACGTCGGAGCCCTGTGGCGCTCCCCGTCCGGCGGCGTCGCCCAGCTGACCGGAGTGTGGACGCGCCCGGACCTGCGTGGGAGAGGAGTGGGGGCGGCGGCGCTGGCCGGCGTCGTGGATGCCGTCTACCGAGACCATGTCGGGGCCGACGGCGTCGTGAGCCTCTACGTCAACGACTACAATGCCGCGGCCTTGGCGCTCTACCAGTCCCTCGGCTTTCGACAGGTGGGCCTGTTCGCCACTGTGCTCCTGTAA
- the ispG gene encoding flavodoxin-dependent (E)-4-hydroxy-3-methylbut-2-enyl-diphosphate synthase, with translation MTEAIALGIPTMRAQAPVLAPRRPTRKIKVGSLNVGGDAPITVQSMTTTKTHDIGATLQQIAELTASGCDIVRVACPTDKDAEALPIIARQSRIPVIADIHFNPKYVFAAIEAGCGAVRVNPGNIRKFDDQVADICKAASDAGVSLRIGVNAGSLDKRLLKKYGKATPEALVESATWEAGLFEENDFHDFKISVKHHDVVTMVQAYRLLSEAGQWPLHLGVTEAGPAFQGTIKSCAAFGTLLAEGIGDTIRVSLSAPPVEEVKVGTKLLEFMGLRQRQLEIVSCPSCGRAQVDVWTLAEEVEAGLKEVTAPLRVAVMGCVVNGPGEAREADLGCASGNGKGQIFVRGQVVETVPEDQVVETLLKHAEGMAAEMAEELGEEALVGTSPMVSAAG, from the coding sequence GTGACTGAAGCGATCGCTCTTGGCATCCCTACGATGCGTGCCCAGGCCCCGGTCCTGGCGCCGCGCAGACCGACCCGCAAGATCAAGGTCGGCAGCCTCAACGTCGGTGGGGACGCCCCTATCACCGTGCAGTCGATGACCACCACGAAGACCCACGACATCGGCGCCACCCTTCAGCAGATCGCCGAGCTGACGGCCTCGGGATGCGACATCGTGCGCGTGGCCTGCCCCACTGACAAGGACGCCGAGGCACTGCCGATCATCGCCAGGCAGTCGCGCATTCCCGTCATCGCGGACATCCACTTCAACCCCAAGTACGTCTTCGCCGCCATTGAGGCCGGCTGCGGCGCGGTGCGCGTCAACCCCGGCAACATCCGCAAGTTCGACGACCAGGTCGCCGACATCTGCAAGGCCGCCTCCGACGCCGGCGTCTCCCTGCGCATCGGTGTCAACGCCGGCTCCCTGGACAAGCGCCTGCTCAAGAAGTACGGCAAGGCCACCCCCGAGGCGCTCGTGGAGTCCGCCACCTGGGAGGCCGGCCTGTTCGAGGAGAACGACTTCCACGACTTCAAGATCTCCGTCAAGCACCACGACGTCGTCACCATGGTGCAGGCCTACAGGCTCCTGTCGGAGGCCGGTCAGTGGCCCCTGCACCTGGGCGTGACCGAGGCCGGCCCCGCCTTCCAGGGCACTATCAAGTCCTGCGCCGCCTTCGGCACCCTGCTCGCCGAGGGCATCGGTGACACCATCCGCGTCTCTCTGTCCGCGCCTCCGGTCGAGGAGGTCAAGGTGGGCACCAAGCTCCTGGAGTTCATGGGCCTGCGTCAGCGCCAGCTCGAGATCGTCTCCTGCCCCTCCTGCGGCCGCGCCCAGGTGGATGTGTGGACCCTGGCCGAGGAGGTGGAGGCCGGGCTCAAGGAGGTCACCGCCCCGCTGCGCGTGGCCGTCATGGGCTGCGTCGTCAACGGCCCCGGTGAGGCCCGTGAGGCGGACCTGGGCTGCGCCTCGGGCAACGGCAAGGGGCAGATCTTCGTACGCGGCCAGGTCGTCGAGACCGTCCCCGAGGACCAGGTCGTCGAGACCCTTCTCAAACACGCCGAGGGCATGGCCGCCGAGATGGCCGAGGAGCTCGGTGAGGAGGCCCTGGTCGGCACCAGCCCCATGGTCTCCGCCGCCGGCTGA
- a CDS encoding M50 family metallopeptidase has protein sequence MSTTLAYILGIVILIIGIGVSVALHELGHMIPAKRFGVKVPEYFIGFGPRIWSVKRGETEYGIKAIWLGGYVKLVGMLPPAKPGRPDRKRKDGSLGMVGEARAEALEEIQPGEEHRAFYHLSVPKKLIVMAGGILTNLVLGIVLLAVAIGVVGIPGRTTTLSTVTPCVSSNIDADAPCQDSDPTGPASAAGIRAGDRIVSWGGVKVSSWEELQARIAAGGTSPTQVVVERDGAERTVSVTAVEVQRTVRDSQGAPVKDASGAVRTQARPYVGISPSLGTIPQSPGKIPVLIGQAIGGTLKAIATLPVGLYHAVQAALGIEQRSVDSGVVGLVGMGRMAGQATSGGAAGGGEVPLSMRVSTMLMLLGSLNLALFAFNLVPLLPLDGGHVAGACWEGIRRSIAKVQGKPDPGPVDTARLLPVGQVVFGLLIVMALVLVWVDIAAPL, from the coding sequence GTGAGCACCACCCTGGCCTACATCCTGGGCATCGTCATCCTCATCATCGGGATCGGTGTCTCGGTGGCCCTTCACGAGCTCGGGCACATGATCCCCGCCAAGAGGTTCGGCGTGAAGGTCCCCGAGTACTTCATCGGCTTCGGCCCGAGGATCTGGTCGGTCAAGCGCGGAGAGACCGAGTACGGCATCAAGGCCATCTGGCTGGGCGGCTACGTCAAGCTCGTCGGCATGCTGCCTCCCGCCAAGCCCGGCAGGCCGGACCGCAAGCGCAAGGACGGAAGCCTGGGCATGGTGGGGGAGGCGCGTGCCGAGGCCCTGGAGGAGATCCAGCCCGGGGAGGAGCACCGGGCCTTCTACCACCTCAGCGTCCCCAAGAAGCTCATCGTCATGGCCGGGGGAATCCTCACCAACCTGGTCCTGGGGATCGTGCTGCTGGCCGTGGCCATCGGCGTGGTCGGTATCCCCGGACGCACGACGACGCTGTCGACCGTGACACCCTGCGTCTCGTCCAACATCGACGCGGACGCCCCCTGCCAGGACTCCGACCCGACCGGCCCCGCCAGCGCCGCCGGTATCAGGGCCGGCGACAGGATCGTCTCGTGGGGCGGGGTGAAGGTCTCCTCCTGGGAGGAGCTTCAGGCCCGGATCGCCGCCGGAGGAACCAGCCCCACCCAGGTCGTCGTCGAGCGCGACGGAGCCGAGCGCACCGTGAGTGTCACCGCGGTCGAGGTCCAGCGCACCGTTCGCGACAGCCAGGGGGCCCCGGTCAAGGACGCCTCCGGGGCCGTGCGCACCCAGGCCCGTCCCTATGTCGGCATCTCCCCGTCGTTGGGAACCATTCCCCAGAGCCCCGGCAAGATCCCGGTTCTCATCGGGCAGGCCATCGGAGGGACGCTCAAGGCCATCGCCACCCTCCCGGTCGGCCTCTATCACGCCGTCCAGGCGGCGCTGGGCATCGAGCAGCGCAGCGTCGACAGCGGCGTCGTGGGCCTGGTGGGCATGGGGCGCATGGCCGGACAGGCCACCAGCGGCGGTGCTGCCGGAGGCGGGGAGGTCCCCCTGTCGATGCGGGTGAGCACCATGCTCATGCTTCTGGGCAGCCTCAACCTGGCGCTGTTCGCCTTCAACCTGGTGCCCCTGCTGCCCCTGGACGGCGGGCACGTGGCCGGGGCCTGCTGGGAGGGCATCCGGCGCTCGATCGCCAAGGTGCAGGGCAAGCCCGATCCGGGACCGGTGGACACGGCCAGGTTGCTGCCCGTCGGTCAGGTCGTCTTCGGTCTGCTCATCGTCATGGCCCTGGTCCTGGTGTGGGTGGACATCGCGGCGCCACTGTGA
- the dxr gene encoding 1-deoxy-D-xylulose-5-phosphate reductoisomerase — translation MTSHAPLPSHTPIPQRLVLLGSTGSIGTQTLEVLSRLGEVAPHVAALAAGGSRLDLLARQAIAWEVPVLAVTGGGEDLSDRLRQALRAAAAQAGRPDPVTTILTGPDAATTAVEVAGLEPHDTVVNGITGSVGLLPTLAALGSGARLALANKESLVVGGALVRQALTRPGQIVPVDSEHSAIAQALACGRHEKGLTSPVVSGRSEVRRLVLTASGGPFRGRSRAELTGISAAAALKHPTWDMGPVVTINSSTLINKGLELIEAHLLFDMAPEQIDVVVHPQSVIHSMVEFTDGATIAQASPPDMRLPIALGLTWPERPDLSGLVTPNDWSEPVSWTFEPLDDAAFPAVGLARSAVAASDTHPAVLNAANEQAVAAFLAGGLEWLDIVEIDAVVVGEHEGLTSPSLEDILAAETWARTRADELIAARNGGADS, via the coding sequence ATGACCAGCCACGCACCACTGCCTTCCCATACCCCAATCCCGCAGCGACTGGTTCTGCTCGGTTCCACCGGGTCGATCGGTACCCAGACCCTCGAGGTCCTCTCACGCCTGGGGGAGGTCGCTCCGCACGTGGCCGCCCTGGCCGCCGGCGGATCGCGCCTGGACCTCCTGGCCCGCCAGGCCATCGCCTGGGAGGTCCCCGTCCTGGCCGTCACCGGTGGGGGAGAGGATCTCTCCGACCGCCTGCGCCAGGCCCTGAGGGCCGCAGCCGCCCAGGCCGGCCGTCCCGACCCGGTCACCACCATTCTCACCGGCCCCGATGCCGCCACCACGGCGGTTGAGGTCGCCGGACTGGAACCTCACGACACGGTCGTCAACGGCATCACCGGCTCCGTGGGCCTGCTGCCCACGCTGGCCGCCCTGGGCAGCGGAGCCCGCCTGGCCCTGGCCAACAAGGAGTCCCTCGTCGTCGGGGGCGCCCTGGTTCGTCAAGCGCTCACCCGACCCGGCCAGATCGTTCCCGTGGACTCCGAGCACTCCGCCATCGCCCAGGCCCTGGCCTGCGGCCGTCACGAGAAGGGACTGACCAGTCCCGTCGTCAGCGGGCGCAGCGAGGTGAGACGGCTGGTCCTGACCGCCTCCGGCGGCCCCTTCCGCGGGCGCAGCCGCGCCGAGCTCACCGGGATCAGTGCCGCCGCCGCCCTCAAGCACCCCACCTGGGACATGGGGCCGGTGGTGACCATCAACTCCTCGACCCTCATCAACAAGGGACTCGAGCTCATCGAGGCCCACCTCCTGTTCGATATGGCACCCGAGCAGATCGACGTCGTCGTCCACCCCCAGTCCGTCATCCACTCCATGGTGGAGTTCACCGACGGCGCCACCATCGCCCAGGCCTCCCCGCCCGACATGCGCCTGCCCATCGCCCTGGGGCTGACCTGGCCCGAGCGCCCCGACCTGTCGGGCCTGGTGACTCCCAACGACTGGAGCGAACCGGTCAGCTGGACCTTCGAGCCGCTGGACGACGCCGCCTTCCCCGCCGTCGGCCTGGCCCGCAGCGCCGTGGCGGCCTCGGACACTCACCCGGCCGTGCTCAACGCGGCCAACGAGCAGGCCGTCGCCGCCTTCCTCGCCGGCGGCCTCGAGTGGCTGGACATCGTTGAGATCGATGCGGTCGTTGTTGGCGAGCACGAGGGTCTGACCTCCCCGAGCCTCGAAGACATCCTGGCCGCGGAGACCTGGGCGCGCACCCGCGCCGACGAGCTCATCGCGGCACGAAACGGAGGAGCGGACTCGTGA
- a CDS encoding DivIVA domain-containing protein — MSDMFPKSALLRPGYRPEQVDRYFETAHEIYDAGELDEMDSEGVRTVAFDVVLRGYQPQAVDAALDRLEAAFLQRRRAAFVAKKGRQAWMDQVTQLATTLYPRLLRPAGERFAPASGQGYDKTDVDALMDRIAGYFDSDTTLTSSEVRGAVFRRARGGKAYGEPSVDRYLARVVEVLLSVE, encoded by the coding sequence ATGAGCGACATGTTCCCCAAGTCAGCGCTCCTGCGACCGGGCTACCGCCCCGAGCAGGTGGACCGCTACTTCGAGACGGCTCACGAGATCTATGACGCCGGCGAGCTCGACGAGATGGACTCCGAGGGCGTGCGCACTGTCGCCTTCGACGTCGTTCTGCGCGGCTACCAGCCCCAGGCCGTGGACGCGGCTCTCGACCGGCTCGAGGCCGCATTCCTCCAGCGCCGGCGCGCTGCCTTCGTGGCCAAGAAGGGCCGCCAGGCCTGGATGGATCAGGTCACCCAGCTCGCCACCACCCTCTACCCGCGTCTCCTGCGCCCGGCCGGCGAGCGCTTCGCTCCGGCCTCCGGGCAGGGGTATGACAAGACCGACGTCGACGCCCTCATGGACCGCATCGCCGGCTACTTCGACTCCGACACGACCCTGACCTCCAGCGAGGTGCGCGGAGCGGTCTTCCGTCGTGCCCGGGGCGGCAAGGCCTACGGGGAGCCCAGCGTCGACCGCTACCTGGCGCGCGTCGTCGAGGTCCTCCTGTCCGTCGAGTGA
- the rlmN gene encoding 23S rRNA (adenine(2503)-C(2))-methyltransferase RlmN, whose translation MNSSRAQQRPRRPQPVSITRRPRDGQVQVMPTDQPPEGATSPDARPRLSFAVPAVRGKAPRHLADLDLAGRKAACKDSGLPSFRADQLSRHYFTHFTRHSADMTDLPAAQREQLCAELLPELITPVRALRADGGRTIKHLWELHDGVRVESVLMRYKERTTLCVSSQAGCGMACPFCATGQMGLTRNLSTGEIVEQVRHAAQASAAGELTGGPARLSNVVFMGMGEPMVNYKNVVGALHRLIDPAPEGFGLSARGITVSTVGLVPLIRRLAGEGLPVTLAVSLHAPDDELRDELIPVNSKWKVGELLDAAHDYFLATGRRVSIEYALIKDMNDHAWRAQLLADELNRRDTGWAHVNPIPLNPTPGSIWTCSEVAVQDMFVDTLRRAGITTTVRDTRGSDIDGACGQLATEVLNQERVKTT comes from the coding sequence GTGAACTCATCGCGAGCACAGCAGCGCCCCCGGCGCCCGCAGCCCGTCAGCATCACTAGGCGGCCGCGTGACGGCCAGGTCCAGGTCATGCCCACCGACCAGCCCCCGGAGGGCGCCACCAGCCCGGATGCCAGGCCGCGCCTGTCCTTCGCGGTGCCTGCGGTGCGCGGCAAGGCCCCCCGTCACCTGGCCGACCTCGATCTGGCCGGACGCAAGGCAGCTTGTAAGGACTCGGGACTGCCCTCCTTCCGTGCCGACCAGCTCTCACGCCACTACTTCACCCACTTCACCCGTCACAGCGCGGACATGACCGACCTGCCCGCCGCCCAGCGCGAGCAGCTGTGCGCCGAGCTGCTGCCCGAGCTCATCACACCGGTGCGCGCCCTGCGCGCCGACGGCGGACGCACCATCAAGCACCTGTGGGAGCTGCACGACGGCGTCCGCGTCGAGAGCGTCCTCATGCGCTACAAGGAGCGCACCACCCTGTGCGTCTCCTCCCAGGCCGGTTGCGGCATGGCCTGCCCCTTCTGCGCCACCGGTCAGATGGGCCTGACCCGCAACCTGTCCACCGGGGAGATCGTGGAGCAGGTGCGCCACGCCGCCCAGGCCTCGGCCGCCGGGGAGCTGACCGGGGGACCGGCCCGACTGTCCAACGTGGTCTTCATGGGCATGGGTGAGCCGATGGTCAACTACAAGAACGTCGTCGGCGCCCTCCATCGGCTCATTGACCCGGCCCCGGAGGGCTTCGGCCTGTCGGCTCGCGGTATCACCGTCTCCACCGTGGGCCTCGTTCCCCTCATCCGCAGGCTCGCCGGTGAGGGGCTGCCGGTGACCCTGGCCGTCTCCCTGCACGCGCCTGACGACGAGCTGCGCGACGAGCTCATCCCCGTCAACTCCAAGTGGAAGGTCGGCGAGCTGCTCGACGCCGCCCACGACTACTTTCTAGCCACCGGCCGGCGCGTGTCCATCGAGTACGCGCTCATCAAGGACATGAACGACCACGCCTGGCGCGCCCAGCTGCTCGCTGACGAGCTCAACCGCAGGGACACCGGGTGGGCCCATGTCAACCCCATCCCGCTCAACCCCACTCCGGGGTCCATCTGGACCTGCTCGGAGGTTGCGGTTCAGGATATGTTCGTTGACACGCTCCGGCGTGCCGGAATTACCACGACAGTGCGAGACACTCGAGGCAGCGACATCGACGGTGCCTGCGGTCAGCTCGCGACCGAGGTACTCAACCAGGAGAGGGTCAAGACGACATGA